The window ATATGCTTTATCTATTAAATAATCTCTATCTTCTTCTGTTAGATTAGTAAGTAACACTTCTAACTCTTCTTGTGATAAATCATTTTTAATAGATAATTTATCTATTAAATACCTCATCCTTCACCTCCAAAAGTATATAACACACCAATTATATACCCTTTTTGTCCAGAAAGACAAGTTTATTTTTACTTTTTATAATAATGGAATATTTTTAGCTTTACACTCTTCTATTACTTCTTGTGGCCATAAAGAAGCCTGAACTTCACCAATATGTAATTTATCTAAGAAAAATAGACATAATCTTGATTGCCCAATTCCACCACCTATTGTGTACGGTAACTCTCCTGCTAAAAGTTTTTTATGGAACTCTAACTCTTTTCTTCCCTCAGCTCCTGCTATCTCTAGCTGTTTAGCTAACGATTCCTCTGATACACGAATTCCCATTGATGATAGTTCCAAACCTATTTTTAATGGTTCATAATATACAATTATATCTCCATTTAAATCCCAATCATCATAATCTGGTGCTCTTCCATCATGTTTCTCTCCTGATTCTAAAACTTTTCCTATTTCACTTATAAATATTGCTCCATATCTTTTTGCATGTTCATGTTCTCTCTCTTTTGGAGTTAATTCTGGATAAAGTTTTTCTAACTCTTGAGATGTTATAAATGTTATCTCTTCAGGTAATTTCTTTGAAAGTTGAGGGTAAATATTTCTAATATAACTTTCTGTATCTTTTAATGAACTATATATTTTTTTTACAGTTTCTTGTAAAGTTTCAGTTGTTCTATCATCCTTTTCTAAAAC of the Cetobacterium somerae ATCC BAA-474 genome contains:
- the asnA gene encoding aspartate--ammonia ligase, with amino-acid sequence MMYKTKLDIMETEIAIKEVKDFFERDLAKKLDLTRVSAPLFVTPESGLNDDLNGIERAVAFDTKCKQDAVIVHSLAKWKRMALHKYGFDSGKGLYTDMNAIRRDEDLSPIHSYYVDQWDWEKVLEKDDRTTETLQETVKKIYSSLKDTESYIRNIYPQLSKKLPEEITFITSQELEKLYPELTPKEREHEHAKRYGAIFISEIGKVLESGEKHDGRAPDYDDWDLNGDIIVYYEPLKIGLELSSMGIRVSEESLAKQLEIAGAEGRKELEFHKKLLAGELPYTIGGGIGQSRLCLFFLDKLHIGEVQASLWPQEVIEECKAKNIPLL